From the Vibrio metoecus genome, one window contains:
- the xni gene encoding flap endonuclease Xni: MSLHLVIIDALNLIRRVHSAQPDPNDIARTAETTTRTLQRIINEAQPSHMIAVFDHHLSDRGWRAELLPSYKANRKPMPEVLQQGLETIQDAWWQLGIDSLLSEGDEADDLVATLACKVAAHQEKVTIISTDKGYCQLLSPTLQIRDYFQQRWLDEPFIAQEFGVTPAQLTDYWGLTGVSSSQVPGVAGIGPKAAKEILNQFANIEEAYASSELPEKYRKKLDPQIEMARICKQVSALKTDIELGFNLQDIRFNPPLAD, from the coding sequence ATGTCTCTTCATCTTGTCATTATTGATGCTCTTAATTTGATCCGTCGTGTTCACTCTGCGCAGCCCGATCCGAATGACATAGCCAGAACTGCCGAAACAACCACTCGTACTTTGCAACGCATCATTAATGAAGCTCAACCTAGCCACATGATTGCAGTGTTTGACCATCATCTTTCTGATCGTGGTTGGCGCGCCGAATTACTCCCCAGCTATAAAGCCAATCGTAAACCCATGCCAGAGGTATTACAGCAAGGGCTTGAAACCATTCAAGATGCTTGGTGGCAATTAGGGATTGATTCTCTGCTGTCAGAAGGGGATGAAGCAGATGATCTGGTGGCGACACTGGCTTGTAAAGTGGCCGCACATCAAGAGAAAGTGACGATCATCTCGACGGATAAAGGCTACTGCCAACTGCTTTCGCCAACCTTACAGATTCGCGACTACTTTCAACAGCGCTGGTTAGATGAACCGTTTATTGCGCAAGAGTTTGGGGTAACGCCAGCACAATTAACCGACTATTGGGGATTAACAGGCGTCAGTTCAAGCCAAGTTCCCGGCGTTGCGGGCATTGGCCCAAAAGCCGCCAAAGAGATTTTGAACCAATTCGCCAATATCGAAGAAGCGTACGCAAGCTCTGAGCTGCCGGAGAAATACCGGAAAAAACTCGATCCACAGATTGAAATGGCGCGCATCTGCAAACAAGTCAGCGCCCTAAAAACGGACATCGAGCTAGGCTTTAACTTACAAGATATCCGTTTTAATCCACCATTGGCTGACTAA
- the xseB gene encoding exodeoxyribonuclease VII small subunit: protein MASKKPENMSFESTIEELEQLVEQLESGDLALDEALRKFERGITLARAGQLKLDDAEQRVRILLSNSDEAPLSDFNDLSE, encoded by the coding sequence ATGGCGAGCAAGAAACCGGAAAACATGTCCTTCGAATCAACTATCGAAGAACTAGAGCAGTTGGTTGAACAACTGGAAAGTGGCGATCTGGCGCTGGATGAAGCACTGAGAAAATTTGAACGTGGTATTACGCTTGCCAGAGCTGGTCAACTGAAGTTGGATGACGCAGAGCAACGTGTACGCATCTTACTCAGTAACAGTGACGAAGCGCCACTCAGTGATTTTAACGACTTATCCGAGTAA
- a CDS encoding transcriptional regulator GcvA, producing the protein MSRRLPPLNSLKVFEAAARHLSFTRAAEELFVTQAAVSHQIKALEEFLGLKLFRRRNRSLLLTEEGQSYFLDIKDIFSSLAEATDKLLERSEKGALTISLPPSFAIQWLVPRLADFNQQEPDIDVRIKAVDMDEGSLTDDVDVAIYYGRGNWPGLRADKLYQEFLIPLCSPALLLGSKPMETLKDLSLHTLLHDTSRKDWKQFAKENGLDNVNVNHGPIFSHSTMVLQAAAHGQGVALGNNVLAQPEIDAGRLIAPFDEVLMTNNAFYVVCHEKQADMGRIATFRDWMLKKARSEQVDILQHEHSH; encoded by the coding sequence ATGTCCAGAAGATTGCCTCCCCTCAATTCGTTAAAAGTGTTTGAAGCGGCCGCTCGCCATTTAAGTTTTACCCGAGCTGCCGAAGAATTATTTGTGACACAGGCCGCAGTTAGCCACCAAATCAAAGCGTTAGAAGAGTTTTTAGGTCTGAAGCTTTTTCGCCGACGAAATCGCTCTTTGCTCCTAACGGAAGAGGGGCAAAGTTATTTCCTCGACATAAAAGATATTTTCAGCTCATTAGCTGAAGCGACCGATAAATTACTTGAGCGAAGTGAAAAAGGGGCGCTGACCATTAGTCTACCGCCGAGTTTTGCGATTCAATGGCTAGTGCCACGTTTAGCGGATTTCAACCAACAAGAACCGGATATTGATGTGCGTATCAAAGCGGTGGATATGGACGAAGGTTCGCTTACCGATGATGTAGATGTGGCGATCTATTATGGGCGAGGCAATTGGCCGGGTTTACGTGCCGATAAGTTGTATCAAGAATTTTTGATCCCTCTCTGTTCGCCAGCACTGCTACTAGGAAGTAAGCCAATGGAGACTTTAAAAGATTTATCGTTGCATACACTGTTGCACGATACGTCGCGTAAGGATTGGAAACAATTTGCCAAAGAGAACGGTCTGGATAATGTCAATGTGAATCACGGCCCCATTTTTAGCCACTCTACTATGGTGTTGCAAGCGGCCGCACATGGGCAAGGGGTAGCATTAGGCAACAACGTATTAGCGCAACCCGAAATTGATGCCGGGCGCTTAATTGCTCCGTTTGATGAAGTGCTGATGACCAATAATGCTTTCTACGTGGTGTGCCATGAAAAGCAAGCTGACATGGGGCGGATTGCCACATTTCGTGATTGGATGCTGAAAAAAGCGCGCAGTGAGCAAGTCGATATCTTGCAGCATGAACATAGCCATTAA
- the ispA gene encoding (2E,6E)-farnesyl diphosphate synthase, producing the protein MIEALSSYQQRNNQQLDLWLNRIPFQSLPLIEAMRYGLLLGGKRARPYLVYITGQMLGCELNELDTPASAVECIHAYSLIHDDLPAMDDDELRRGKPTCHIEFDEATAILTGDALQTLAFTILAEGTLSAAGETQRVAMIQALAEASGAQGMCLGQALDLAAENRLVSLEELENIHRNKTGALMRCAIRLGALAAGEKGRAMLPHLDRYADAVGLAFQVQDDILDIISDTETLGKPQGSDQQLNKSTYPALLGLEGAQEKAHTLLQEALLALEAIPYNTEHLEEFARYVVERKN; encoded by the coding sequence ATGATTGAGGCGTTATCCTCATACCAACAACGAAATAATCAGCAACTGGATCTGTGGCTGAACCGAATTCCTTTTCAGAGCTTGCCTTTGATTGAGGCGATGCGTTACGGGTTACTTCTTGGCGGCAAACGGGCTCGGCCTTACTTAGTCTACATTACCGGACAAATGCTCGGCTGTGAGCTAAATGAATTAGATACTCCGGCCTCTGCGGTGGAGTGTATTCACGCTTATTCACTGATCCATGATGATTTACCGGCAATGGATGATGATGAACTGCGCCGCGGTAAACCGACTTGTCACATCGAGTTTGATGAAGCCACCGCCATTTTAACTGGCGATGCCCTGCAAACTCTGGCGTTTACCATTTTGGCCGAAGGCACTCTTTCTGCTGCGGGCGAAACGCAGCGTGTCGCCATGATTCAAGCCCTTGCCGAAGCCTCTGGCGCACAAGGTATGTGCCTGGGTCAGGCGTTGGATTTGGCAGCCGAAAACCGTTTAGTTTCACTGGAAGAGTTGGAAAACATCCATCGTAATAAAACCGGCGCGTTGATGCGCTGCGCAATCCGTTTAGGTGCATTGGCTGCGGGCGAAAAAGGCCGAGCAATGTTACCGCATTTAGATCGTTACGCGGATGCAGTCGGCCTCGCATTCCAAGTCCAAGATGACATTCTGGATATCATCAGTGACACTGAAACCTTGGGGAAACCGCAAGGTTCTGACCAGCAATTGAATAAAAGTACCTACCCTGCTCTTTTAGGCTTAGAAGGAGCACAGGAAAAAGCACATACTCTGTTACAAGAAGCGCTTCTGGCTTTAGAAGCAATTCCCTACAATACTGAGCATCTAGAAGAGTTCGCCCGATATGTCGTCGAGCGCAAGAACTAA
- the pomA gene encoding flagellar motor protein PomA produces the protein MAMVLGGSLMMFVDTVSVLIVVGGAVFVVMMKFTMGQFFGAGKIAAKAFMFKADEPEDLIAKIVEMADAARKGGFLALEEMEIPNPFMQKGIDLLVDGHDADVVRATLQKDIALTDERHSKGTQVFRAFGDVAPAMGMIGTLVGLVAMLSNMDDPKSIGPAMAVALLTTLYGAVLSNMIFFPIADKLALRRDQETLNRRLIMDGVLAIQDGQNPRVIDSYLKNYLNAGKRALDVDKE, from the coding sequence ATGGCGATGGTGCTGGGCGGCAGCCTAATGATGTTCGTTGATACGGTCTCTGTTCTGATCGTAGTGGGCGGCGCTGTTTTCGTTGTGATGATGAAATTTACTATGGGGCAGTTTTTTGGTGCGGGAAAAATCGCCGCTAAAGCCTTTATGTTTAAAGCGGATGAGCCAGAAGATTTGATTGCCAAGATCGTAGAAATGGCCGATGCGGCACGTAAAGGTGGTTTCTTGGCGTTAGAAGAGATGGAAATTCCGAATCCCTTTATGCAGAAGGGGATTGACCTGTTGGTAGATGGACATGATGCCGATGTGGTGCGCGCCACTTTACAAAAAGATATTGCTTTGACTGACGAACGCCATAGTAAAGGTACGCAAGTCTTCCGCGCTTTTGGTGACGTGGCACCTGCGATGGGTATGATCGGTACACTGGTGGGGCTAGTTGCCATGTTGTCCAACATGGATGACCCGAAATCGATCGGCCCTGCGATGGCGGTAGCACTGTTAACCACATTGTACGGTGCGGTACTTTCCAATATGATCTTCTTCCCGATTGCCGACAAACTGGCTTTGCGCCGTGATCAGGAAACGCTCAATCGCCGTCTGATTATGGATGGTGTATTGGCGATTCAGGATGGACAAAACCCAAGGGTTATCGATAGCTATTTGAAGAACTATCTTAACGCTGGTAAGCGTGCTCTTGATGTTGATAAAGAGTAG
- a CDS encoding DUF423 domain-containing protein, whose product MSSKYLLTIGGVLSGIAVGLGAFAAHGLKKILSPYLLGVFETGVQYQFIHALALLVCGVLLLLPIQPAAQKGFYRAGLFFLVGILCFSGSLYALALTGVKWFGPITPFGGLMFILGWGWFSYAALKSQ is encoded by the coding sequence ATGAGCAGTAAGTATTTACTCACCATCGGTGGTGTATTGTCAGGGATTGCGGTGGGGTTGGGCGCATTTGCTGCGCATGGCCTAAAAAAGATCTTAAGCCCTTATCTACTTGGTGTGTTTGAAACGGGCGTGCAGTACCAATTTATTCATGCATTGGCCTTGTTGGTTTGTGGCGTGTTATTGCTGTTACCGATTCAACCTGCTGCACAAAAAGGCTTTTATCGTGCGGGGCTGTTTTTCTTGGTCGGTATTCTTTGCTTTAGCGGTAGTTTGTACGCGTTGGCACTCACGGGCGTGAAGTGGTTTGGCCCGATTACGCCTTTTGGTGGGCTAATGTTTATACTGGGCTGGGGCTGGTTTAGTTACGCGGCGTTGAAAAGCCAGTAG
- a CDS encoding flagellar motor protein MotB: MDDEEKCTCPPPGLPMWLGTFADLMSLLMCFFVLLLSFSEMDVLKFKQIAGSMKFAFGVQNRLEVKDIPKGTSIIAQEFRPGRPEPTPIDVIMQQTIDITQQTLEFQEGESDRAGGNQRDSGQLTGGQSAETSVQDNQNTQSEMQQQQAQAMSDQMETVAESIKKALSREIEQGAIEVENLGQQIDIRIREKGAFPEGSAFLQPKFRPLVRQIADLVKDIPGKVRVTGHTDNQKLDSELYRSNWDLSAQRAVSVAQEMEKVKGFDHQRLQVRGMADTQPLGPNDTEAQRALNRRVEISILQGDPLYSDEVPSLGAPAKP, from the coding sequence ATGGATGACGAAGAGAAGTGCACTTGCCCTCCCCCTGGGCTACCGATGTGGCTCGGGACGTTTGCGGATTTGATGTCGCTACTGATGTGTTTCTTCGTACTCTTACTCTCGTTTTCCGAGATGGATGTACTGAAGTTTAAGCAAATTGCGGGTTCGATGAAGTTTGCGTTTGGTGTACAAAACCGCTTGGAAGTCAAAGACATTCCTAAAGGCACCAGCATTATTGCCCAAGAGTTTCGTCCTGGACGTCCAGAGCCAACGCCGATTGATGTGATCATGCAACAAACCATCGATATCACCCAGCAAACGCTTGAATTCCAAGAAGGTGAGTCAGACCGTGCTGGTGGTAACCAACGCGATTCTGGTCAGCTTACTGGTGGTCAGTCGGCAGAAACTTCCGTCCAAGATAACCAAAATACCCAATCGGAAATGCAACAGCAGCAAGCGCAAGCCATGTCTGATCAGATGGAAACCGTTGCTGAGAGCATTAAAAAAGCCTTATCACGTGAGATTGAACAAGGCGCGATTGAAGTGGAAAACTTGGGACAGCAGATTGATATTCGGATCCGAGAGAAGGGCGCTTTCCCTGAAGGGTCGGCTTTCTTGCAACCAAAATTCCGTCCGCTAGTGCGTCAAATCGCAGATTTGGTGAAAGACATTCCCGGTAAAGTACGAGTGACGGGGCATACGGATAACCAAAAATTGGATTCTGAGCTCTATCGTTCAAATTGGGATCTTTCCGCGCAGCGTGCCGTTTCAGTAGCGCAGGAGATGGAGAAAGTGAAAGGCTTTGATCATCAGCGATTACAGGTTCGCGGCATGGCCGATACTCAACCGCTCGGCCCCAATGATACCGAAGCACAGCGTGCGCTGAATCGCCGTGTTGAAATCAGCATTTTGCAAGGGGATCCACTGTATAGCGATGAAGTACCTTCACTGGGTGCGCCCGCCAAACCCTAG
- the truC gene encoding tRNA pseudouridine(65) synthase TruC produces MLEIVYQDEYLVAVNKPAGMLVHRSWLDKHETQFVMQTLRDQIGQHVFPLHRLDRPTSGVLVFALSSQIASEVMPMFANHEMEKTYHAIVRGWIEEADVLDYPLKEELDKIADKFAKQDKEAQSAITAYRPLAKVELPISTGKFATTRYCLMEMQPKTGRKHQLRRHMAHLRHPIVGDTTHGDGVHNRLFREHFSAQRLMLHASELRFIHPYTQQPLVIRAGLDEVWQGLLSEFGWQESLLINA; encoded by the coding sequence ATGTTAGAGATTGTTTATCAAGATGAATATTTGGTGGCGGTCAATAAACCCGCAGGCATGTTGGTACATCGTTCATGGTTAGACAAACATGAAACCCAGTTTGTGATGCAAACCCTGCGCGATCAAATTGGTCAGCACGTTTTTCCCTTGCATCGTTTGGATCGCCCGACATCTGGCGTGTTGGTGTTTGCGCTCTCTAGCCAAATCGCTTCTGAAGTGATGCCGATGTTCGCCAATCATGAAATGGAGAAAACCTATCACGCGATTGTGCGCGGCTGGATTGAAGAAGCGGATGTGCTCGATTACCCACTCAAAGAGGAGCTGGACAAAATCGCCGATAAGTTTGCCAAGCAAGATAAAGAAGCGCAGTCGGCGATTACGGCTTATCGCCCGCTGGCCAAAGTGGAACTGCCCATTTCGACTGGAAAGTTTGCCACGACGCGTTACTGCTTGATGGAGATGCAACCTAAGACTGGGCGTAAACATCAGCTGCGTCGTCATATGGCGCATCTGCGTCACCCGATTGTGGGTGATACCACCCATGGCGATGGAGTTCATAACCGACTGTTTCGTGAACACTTTTCCGCGCAACGCTTGATGCTGCATGCCAGCGAGTTACGTTTTATTCATCCTTATACTCAGCAACCGTTAGTGATTCGCGCTGGACTAGATGAAGTGTGGCAAGGCTTGCTTAGTGAGTTTGGTTGGCAAGAGTCGCTGTTAATCAACGCTTGA
- the ppnN gene encoding nucleotide 5'-monophosphate nucleosidase PpnN, with protein MIIQVSPAGSMDLLSQLEVERLKKTASSDLYQLYRNCSLAVLNSGSHTDNSKELLDKYRNFDITVMRRERGIKLELANPPEHAFVDGQIIKGIQEHLFSVLRDIVYVNMHLADSQRLNLTNATHITNLVFGILRNAGALIPGTTPNLVVCWGGHSINEVEYQYTREVGHELGLRELNICTGCGPGAMEGPMKGAAVGHAKQRYSEYRYLGLTEPSIIAAEPPNPIVNELVIMPDIEKRLEAFVRMAHGIIIFPGGPGTAEELLYILGIMMHPENADQPMPIVLTGPKQSEAYFRSLDKFIADTLGETARKHYSIVIDNPAEAARIMNNAMPLVRQHRKDKEDAYSFNWSLKIEPEFQLPFEPNHESMANLDLHLNQRPEVLAANLRRAFSGIVAGNVKAEGIREIERHGPFEMHGDPILMKKMDQLLNDFVAQNRMKLPGGSVYEPCYRIVT; from the coding sequence ATGATTATTCAAGTCAGCCCCGCAGGCAGCATGGATCTGCTTTCACAGCTGGAAGTCGAACGCCTGAAAAAAACCGCATCAAGCGATCTTTACCAGCTCTACCGGAACTGCAGCCTTGCGGTTTTGAACTCTGGCAGCCATACCGATAACTCGAAAGAGCTGCTCGATAAGTATAGAAATTTTGATATCACGGTCATGCGCCGTGAACGGGGTATTAAGCTTGAACTGGCGAATCCCCCAGAACATGCGTTTGTCGATGGGCAGATCATTAAAGGGATCCAAGAACACCTTTTTTCTGTGCTGCGCGACATTGTTTACGTCAACATGCATTTGGCCGATAGCCAGCGCCTAAACCTGACCAATGCCACTCATATTACCAATCTTGTCTTTGGTATTTTGCGCAATGCGGGCGCACTGATCCCGGGAACAACGCCGAATTTGGTCGTTTGTTGGGGCGGGCATTCGATCAATGAAGTCGAATACCAGTACACTCGTGAAGTCGGCCATGAACTGGGATTGCGCGAACTAAACATCTGTACTGGTTGTGGTCCCGGTGCGATGGAAGGACCAATGAAAGGTGCAGCCGTAGGTCACGCCAAACAGCGCTACAGTGAATACCGCTATTTAGGTCTTACCGAGCCTTCCATCATTGCCGCTGAGCCACCAAACCCGATAGTGAATGAACTGGTGATCATGCCGGATATTGAAAAACGCTTGGAAGCATTCGTACGTATGGCGCATGGCATCATCATTTTTCCAGGAGGCCCAGGCACGGCAGAAGAGCTGCTCTATATTCTGGGCATCATGATGCACCCAGAAAACGCCGATCAACCAATGCCAATCGTTCTGACCGGTCCCAAACAAAGTGAAGCATATTTTCGGTCTTTGGATAAATTCATCGCCGATACCTTGGGAGAAACGGCACGTAAGCATTACAGTATTGTGATTGATAATCCAGCTGAGGCGGCACGCATCATGAATAATGCGATGCCACTGGTTCGCCAGCATCGGAAAGATAAGGAAGATGCTTACAGCTTTAACTGGTCACTGAAAATTGAGCCTGAATTTCAACTGCCTTTTGAACCAAACCATGAAAGCATGGCGAACTTAGATTTACACTTGAACCAACGACCAGAAGTGTTGGCCGCCAATCTGCGCCGAGCTTTCTCTGGTATAGTAGCGGGTAACGTGAAAGCGGAAGGAATTCGAGAGATTGAACGCCACGGACCTTTTGAAATGCACGGAGATCCGATTCTGATGAAAAAAATGGATCAGCTGCTCAATGATTTCGTAGCACAAAATCGTATGAAACTGCCCGGCGGCAGCGTTTACGAACCCTGTTATCGAATCGTGACCTAA
- the thiI gene encoding tRNA uracil 4-sulfurtransferase ThiI codes for MKFIVKPHPEIFVKSESVRKRFTKILESNIRIIVKARTQGVAVFNRRDHIEVTANCDTYYAQVLEILTTTPGIQQILEVQQSTFTDLHNIYEQVLELNRPNIENKTFVVRAKRRGKHDFTSIELERYVGGGLNQAVASAKVKLTNPDVTVQVEVVDELLNQVIARHKGLGGFPLGTQEDVLSLISGGFDSGVSSYLHIKRGSKVHYCFFNLGGPAHEIGVKQTAYYLWQKYGSSAKVRFIAIDFEPVVAEILEKIDDGQMGVVLKRMFMRAAGMVAEKFGIQALVTGEALGQVSSQTLTNLRHIDNVTDTLILRPLINWDKEDIIRLAREIGTEDFAKTMPEFCGVISKSPTVKAIKEKLEEEEAKFDFALLEQVVYNARQIDIREIGKESLEKAPEVELVNSAEESNAVVLDIRSPDEEDESPLEIAGVEVKHLPFYKLATQFGDLDQSKTYLLYCSRGVMSRLQALYLQEQGFSNVKVYRP; via the coding sequence ATGAAATTTATCGTCAAACCCCATCCGGAAATTTTTGTGAAAAGTGAATCGGTACGTAAGCGTTTCACAAAGATCCTTGAAAGCAATATTCGAATTATTGTGAAAGCCCGCACACAAGGGGTGGCGGTATTCAATCGTCGCGATCATATTGAAGTGACGGCTAACTGCGATACGTATTATGCGCAAGTGTTGGAGATTCTGACTACCACACCGGGTATTCAGCAAATTCTGGAAGTGCAGCAGTCAACATTCACCGATCTGCACAACATCTATGAGCAAGTGCTGGAACTGAACCGCCCCAATATCGAAAACAAAACGTTCGTGGTGCGCGCGAAGCGTCGCGGTAAGCATGATTTTACTTCGATTGAGCTTGAGCGTTATGTCGGTGGTGGCCTTAATCAAGCGGTAGCAAGTGCTAAGGTGAAACTGACCAACCCTGATGTGACGGTGCAAGTGGAAGTTGTCGATGAACTTCTAAACCAAGTGATTGCACGCCATAAAGGTTTGGGGGGCTTCCCGCTGGGTACTCAAGAGGATGTGTTGAGCCTGATTTCTGGTGGCTTTGACTCAGGTGTGTCGAGCTATCTGCACATCAAACGTGGCTCAAAAGTGCATTACTGCTTCTTCAATCTTGGTGGCCCAGCCCACGAGATTGGCGTTAAGCAAACCGCTTACTACTTGTGGCAAAAATACGGGTCATCCGCCAAAGTCCGTTTTATCGCGATCGATTTCGAGCCTGTTGTGGCTGAGATTTTAGAGAAAATTGATGATGGCCAAATGGGCGTTGTGCTGAAGCGTATGTTTATGCGCGCAGCCGGCATGGTAGCTGAGAAGTTTGGTATTCAAGCATTAGTGACGGGTGAAGCTCTCGGTCAAGTGTCTAGCCAAACCCTGACCAACCTGCGCCATATCGACAATGTGACTGACACTTTGATTCTGCGTCCACTGATCAACTGGGATAAAGAAGACATCATTCGTCTAGCGCGTGAAATCGGCACGGAAGATTTCGCGAAAACCATGCCTGAGTTCTGTGGTGTGATTTCAAAAAGCCCAACCGTGAAAGCAATTAAAGAGAAGTTGGAAGAAGAAGAAGCCAAATTCGATTTTGCTCTGCTTGAGCAAGTGGTGTACAACGCACGTCAAATCGACATTCGTGAGATTGGTAAAGAGTCACTTGAAAAAGCACCTGAAGTGGAGTTAGTGAACTCGGCTGAAGAGAGCAACGCGGTTGTGTTAGATATTCGTAGTCCAGACGAAGAGGATGAAAGTCCACTTGAGATCGCAGGCGTTGAAGTGAAGCACCTGCCGTTCTACAAGCTCGCGACCCAGTTTGGTGATTTGGATCAGTCGAAAACTTACTTGCTGTACTGCTCACGTGGTGTGATGAGCCGCTTACAAGCGCTCTACCTGCAAGAACAAGGCTTTAGCAACGTGAAAGTCTATCGCCCATAA
- the dxs gene encoding 1-deoxy-D-xylulose-5-phosphate synthase, with protein sequence MTLDISKYPTLALANTPDELRSLPKEVLPTLCDELRTYLLNSVSQSSGHLASGLGTVELTVALHYVYHTPFDHLIWDVGHQAYPHKILTGRRDQMPTIRQKDGLHPFPWREESEYDTLSVGHSSTSISAALGMAICAGKEGKDRKVVSVIGDGAITAGMAFEAMNHAGDVHPDMLVILNDNEMSISENVGALNNHLAQVLSGSLYTSIREGGKKVLSGIPPIKELVRRTEEHLKGMVVPGTLFEELGFNYIGPVDGHDVLDLIKTLKNMRELKGPQFLHVMTKKGKGYAPAEKDPIGYHGVPKFDPSQHSLPKSTSTQPTFSKIFGDFLCDMAAQDPKLMAITPAMREGSGMVRFSKEYPSQYFDVAIAEQHAVTLATGMAIAGYHPVVAIYSTFLQRGYDQLIHDVAIMNLPVMFAIDRAGIVGADGQTHQGAFDLSFMRCIPNMLIMAPADENECRQMLYTGHQHQGPSAVRYPRGNGMGVALESDFTALEIGKGRLMRENTANTGEKVAILSFGTLLPNALEAAEKLNATVADMRFVKPLDETLIKQLAQTHDVLVTLEENAIAGGAGAGVIEFMMKEKLIKPVLNLGLPDQFIVQGTQEEMHAELGLDAAGIECAIRNYLAK encoded by the coding sequence ATGACTCTTGATATTTCAAAATACCCAACACTGGCTCTGGCGAACACCCCCGACGAGCTGCGCAGCCTGCCAAAAGAAGTGCTGCCAACACTGTGTGACGAATTACGAACCTATTTGCTCAACTCGGTGAGTCAATCCAGTGGGCATCTCGCTTCAGGCTTAGGCACCGTTGAGCTAACGGTTGCGCTGCATTACGTCTACCATACTCCTTTCGACCATCTGATTTGGGATGTAGGCCATCAAGCTTACCCACACAAAATTCTCACCGGTCGTCGTGATCAAATGCCCACCATTCGCCAGAAAGATGGGTTACACCCTTTCCCTTGGCGTGAAGAGAGCGAATACGACACACTCTCTGTCGGCCATTCTTCGACCTCGATCAGTGCCGCGCTAGGCATGGCGATCTGTGCGGGCAAAGAAGGCAAAGACCGTAAAGTGGTGAGTGTGATTGGCGATGGTGCGATTACCGCTGGCATGGCGTTTGAAGCCATGAACCACGCGGGGGATGTTCACCCGGATATGTTGGTGATTCTCAACGATAATGAAATGTCGATCTCTGAGAACGTGGGTGCACTCAATAATCACTTGGCGCAAGTCTTATCTGGCAGCCTGTACACTTCGATTCGTGAAGGTGGCAAAAAAGTGCTCTCTGGCATTCCACCAATCAAAGAGTTGGTTCGTCGCACCGAAGAACACCTCAAAGGCATGGTAGTACCCGGCACGCTGTTTGAAGAGCTCGGCTTTAACTACATTGGCCCAGTGGATGGCCATGACGTTTTGGATCTGATCAAAACCCTGAAAAACATGCGTGAGCTAAAAGGGCCACAGTTCCTCCACGTGATGACCAAAAAAGGTAAAGGCTATGCGCCAGCGGAGAAAGATCCGATTGGTTATCATGGCGTACCTAAATTTGACCCAAGCCAACACAGCTTGCCCAAAAGTACCAGCACACAGCCGACTTTCTCAAAAATTTTCGGCGATTTCCTGTGTGATATGGCCGCGCAAGATCCGAAATTAATGGCGATTACGCCAGCCATGCGTGAAGGCTCAGGCATGGTACGCTTCTCCAAAGAGTACCCAAGCCAATACTTTGATGTGGCCATTGCCGAGCAACACGCAGTAACACTGGCAACAGGCATGGCGATTGCGGGTTATCACCCGGTTGTGGCGATTTACTCCACCTTCTTGCAACGGGGTTACGATCAACTGATCCACGATGTGGCCATCATGAACCTACCGGTGATGTTTGCTATCGACCGCGCGGGTATTGTCGGCGCTGATGGTCAAACACACCAAGGTGCGTTTGATTTAAGCTTTATGCGCTGCATTCCCAACATGCTGATCATGGCTCCGGCGGATGAAAATGAGTGCCGCCAAATGCTTTACACAGGCCATCAACATCAAGGTCCGAGCGCGGTACGTTACCCTCGCGGTAATGGTATGGGCGTTGCCTTAGAAAGTGACTTTACAGCCTTGGAAATTGGCAAAGGCCGCTTAATGCGTGAAAACACCGCCAACACTGGTGAAAAAGTCGCGATTTTGAGTTTCGGTACTCTGCTACCTAACGCTTTAGAAGCGGCAGAGAAACTCAATGCGACCGTGGCCGATATGCGCTTTGTGAAACCACTGGATGAAACGCTCATCAAGCAACTCGCCCAAACTCATGATGTACTGGTGACATTGGAAGAAAACGCGATTGCCGGTGGTGCGGGTGCGGGTGTGATTGAGTTTATGATGAAAGAGAAACTCATTAAGCCAGTCCTCAATCTGGGGCTACCTGATCAATTTATTGTGCAAGGCACTCAAGAAGAGATGCATGCAGAGCTTGGGTTAGATGCGGCAGGTATCGAGTGTGCTATCCGCAACTATCTGGCCAAATAG